One stretch of Labrus bergylta chromosome 24, fLabBer1.1, whole genome shotgun sequence DNA includes these proteins:
- the cfap20 gene encoding cilia- and flagella-associated protein 20, translating to MFKNTFQSGFLSILYSIGSKPLQIWDKKVRNGHIKRITDNDIHSLVLEVEGVNVSTTYITCPADPKKTLGIKLPFLVMIIKNLKKYFTFEVQVLDDKNVRRRFRASNYQSMTRVKPFICTMPMRLDDGWNQIQFNLSDFTRRAYGTNYIETLRVQIHANCRIRRVYFSDRLYSEDELPAEFKLFLPVQNQKAKQ from the exons atgtttaaaaacacatttcagagcGGCTTCCTGTCTATTTTATACAGCATCGGCAGTAAACCTCTTCAGATATGGGATAAAAAG gtGAGGAATGGCCACATCAAGAGAATCACAGACAATGACATCCACTCACTGGTGTTGGAGGTTGAGGGGGTAAATGTCAG TACTACATATATAACATGCCCTGCAGATCCAAAGAAGACATTGGGCATCAAGCTTCCTTTTCTCGTTATGATAATAAAGAACCTCAAGAAGTATTTCACCTTTGAAGTCCAG GTGTTAGACGATAAAAATGTTCGCCGGCGGTTTCGAGCGAGTAACTATCAAAGCATGACACGAGTGAAGCCGTTTATCTGCACCATGCCTATGAGGCTAGACGACGGCTGGAACCAGATCCAGTTCAATCTGTCTGACTTCACCAGGAGGGCCTATGGAACCAATTACATCGAGACGCTGCGTGTGCAG aTCCACGCTAACTGTCGAATACGCAGAGTGTACTTCTCAGACAGACTGTACTCGGAGGATGAGCTCCCAGCAGAGTTTAAACTTTTCCTGCCTGTCCAGAACCAAAAAGCAAag CAATAG